A genomic window from Triticum urartu cultivar G1812 chromosome 7, Tu2.1, whole genome shotgun sequence includes:
- the LOC125525216 gene encoding heme oxygenase 1, chloroplastic-like, with protein sequence MAPAAASASASASLAATATAPHHALAPPRASVSVAAAGRNSGLSVSVGVRSVPGISVVNSQRRRMVAAAAATEMAPAARGEGGGKPFVDEMRAVAMRLHTKDQAREGEKEPQAPPVARWEPTVEGYLRFLVDSKLVFQTLEDIVDRAAVPWYAEFRNTGLERSEPLKKDLEWFTEQGHTIPEPTAAGTAYASYLEELSEKDPQAFICHFYNVYFAHTAGGRMIGKKVAEKILDKKELEFYKWEGTLSQLLQNVRITLNQVASSWSREEKDHCLEETEKSFAYSGDLLRQIFT encoded by the exons ATGGCGCCCGCGGCAGCATCCGCATCGGCATCGGCATCgctcgccgccaccgccaccgccccGCACCACGCCCTCGCGCCCCCGCGCGCCTCCGTCTCGGTCGCCGCCGCCGGGAGGAACAGCGGCCTGTCCGTGTCGGTCGGCGTGCGCTCCGTGCCGGGGATTTCTGTGGTTAATTCGCAGCGGAGGAGGATggtcgcggcggcggcggcgaccgagATGGCGCCCGCGGCGAGGGGCGAGGGCGGGGGCAAGCCGTTCGTGGACGAGATGAGGGCCGTCGCCATGCGGCTGCACACCAAGGACCAGGCCAGGGAGGGGGAGAAGGAGCCCCAGGCGCCCCCCGTCGCCAGGTGGGAGCCCACCGTCGAGGGCTACCTGCGCTTCCTCGTCGACAGCAAGCTCGTCTTCCAGACGCTCGAGGACATCGTCGACCGCGCCGCCGTCCCCTGGT ATGCGGAGTTTAGGAATACTGGGTTGGAGAGATCCGAGCCACTGAAGAAAGATCTGGAATGGTTCACGGAACAGGGTCACACCATTCCAGAACCAACTGCTGCTGGTACTGCATATGCTTCCTATCTGGAAGAGTTGTCTGAGAAGGATCCCCAAGCATTTATCTGCCACTTCTATAATGTGTACTTTGCTCATACTGCTGGAGGCCGAATGATTGGCAAAAAG GTTGCCGAGAAGATTCTGGACAAGAAAGAGCTGGAGTTCTACAAGTGGGAAGGTACCCTGTCCCAGCTGCTGCAGAATGTCCGCATCACACTAAACCAAGTTGCTTCT AGCTGGTCTCGGGAAGAGAAGGACCACTGCCTGGAGGAGACCGAGAAGTCGTTCGCCTACTCAGGAGATCTCCTACGCCAGATATTCACCTGA